In Thermoanaerobacterium sp. PSU-2, the genomic stretch TGTTCCTCCGTATAATGTGCTGGCAGATACTATTTCATCACCTGCACCTGCTATATTTAAAATCGAGTATGTTATAGCAGCAGAGCCTGATGCTGTCGCAACAGCACCAACACCACCTTCTAAGGCTGCTATTCTCTTTTCAAATACATCATTGGTGGGATTCATGATTCTTGTATAAATATTACCTGGTTCTTTAAGGCTAAATAAAGAAGCGGCATGTTCAGTATCTTTAAATATATATGACGATGTTTGATAAATTGGCACTGCCACTGCACCTGTAGTTGGATCTGGTTCTTGCCCCGCATGTACCTGCAATGTGTCAAATTTTAACTTTCTTTCTTCACTCATCTAAATCTCTCCTCTTCACAGTTTTAGTTTAAGGAATTTAAAATGTTATTCTTATAATTCACCTCTTTTCTTATTTTTAGAATATTAAAAGCCCTCTTCGATGTAGAAGAGGGCTAAGTTTGCGCCGCTCCTCTCATCTCTCAGGTTTCCCTGCAGGATTTGGCACCAGACGCATTATATATGCCGGTTGCCGGGTTTCATCGGGCCAGTCCCTCCACCACTCTTGATAAGAGGTTTCATATTCTATTTTATTTTTATTTATATTAACACTTTAAATCATTAATGTCAATAGGATTTCTTGGACATTTCTCAGATTGAAATTTAAAATCTATATAAATTTTCACTAAAATACCTATCAGATCTATCAGGAAATACTACAACTATATTTTTTGATTCCTTTTGCTTATTAGCCTGTTTTATAGCCGCAGCAAAGGCAGCGCCCGACGATGATCCTACAAATAATCCTTCTCTTTTTGCAAGTTCCTTAACATAATAAAAGGCTTCATCATCAGTTACCTTTTCGACATCATCTATTAAGCTTACATCCATAGTATCAGGTATAAAATCATTACCTATGCCCTCTATTTTGTAGCACTTTACTAAATCTCCTCCACCAATTATTGAACCAACAGGATCAGCAAGCACGCCTTTTACTTTAGGATTTTTCTCTTTTAAATACCTAACTACACCTGTGAACGTTCCACCAGTACCTGCTCCAGCAATAAACACATCTACTTTTCCATCCAAAGCATCATATATCTCTTGTCCTGTTGTTTCATAATGAGCCTTTACATTTGCCATATTTTTAAACTGGTTTGGAATATATGAGTCCTTAATATCCTTTGCTAATTCATATGCTTTATCCATCGCTCCTTTCATTCCAAGCTCTTTAGGCGTATTTACTATTTCAGCACCTAAAGCTTTCATTAATATCTGTTTCTCTACTGAAAATTTAGTTGGTACAACAAATATGACTTTATAACCTTTATTCAATGCTGCGAGTGCAAGGCCAATGCCCGTATTCCCTGCAGTAGGCTCTATTATAGTAGAACCTTTTTTTATTAATCCCTTATCTTCAGCATCTTTTATCATGTAATAGCACGTTCTATCTTTTACAGAACCACCAGGGTTCATGTTTTCTAGCTTGGCAAAGATATTTACATACGGAGGTATATCAAAATGAGTTATTTTTAGAAGTGGTGTCTTGCCAATTAAATCACTGATTCCCTCTGCATATTTCATGATTTCAACTCCTTATTGCATTTTTTAAATCCTCAATTAAATCCAGATAATTCTCAAGTCCAACTGATAATCTTACTAACTTATCGGTTATGCCGAGCTTCAATCTTTGTTCCTCTGGTATAGACGCATGTGTCATTTTTGCTGGATATGAAATTAGGCTTTCATATCCCCCGAGACTTTCTGCGAGTGTAATAAGTTTTACATTGTTTAATAATTTTAATGCCGTATCTTTGTTTTTTAACTCAAATGAAATCACGCCTCCAAAGCCATCCATCTGCTCTTTTGCAATATCGTATCCTGGATGTGTATGTAAACCAGGATAACAAACTTTTTCAACTTCAGGTTGTTCCAAAAGCCAATTTGCAATTTCTTTGGCGTTTTTCTCATGCCTTTCCATTCTAACGCTAAGTGTTTTTATTCCCCTAATCACAAGGTAAGAATCCTGCGGCCCTAAAATGCCACCAACTGCATTTTGCAGAAAATGAATTTTATGAGCTAATTCTTCACTATTAACAACCACAAGGCCTGCTACAACATCGCTATGGCCTCCAAGGTATTTTGTTGCACTATGAACAACTATGTCTGCACCCAATTCAATGGGTCTTTGGAAATATGGTGTCATAAAAGTATTATCAACTATCGAAAGTATGTTATATTCTTTAGCTATTCTTGAAATTTCTCTGATATTTGTAATTGTCATAAGAGGATTTGTAGGTGTTTCATAAAATATTGCCTTTGTATTTTTTGTTATACTATTTACAACATTATCTTTTAAAGACGTGTCTACAAATTTTGAAACTATGCCAAGCCTTTTAAAAACTTTCTCAAGTACCCTGAATGTTCCTCCATAAACATTATTTGAAACTATTACCTCGTCACCAGCATTAAAAAGCATCAAAACTGTCGATATTGCTGCCATGCCAGATGCAAAGGCAAAACCACCCTTTCCACCCTCTAGATCATTAATAAGCTTTTCTAATGATTCTCGTGTTGGATTGCCTGTTCTTGAATATTCATAACCTCTATCTTTTCCTACGGCATCCTGTTTAAACGTCGATGTTTGGTATATAGGTGTTGATACTGCACCTGTTTTTTCATCACCAAATATACCACCATGAATTAAT encodes the following:
- the cysK gene encoding cysteine synthase A, which encodes MKYAEGISDLIGKTPLLKITHFDIPPYVNIFAKLENMNPGGSVKDRTCYYMIKDAEDKGLIKKGSTIIEPTAGNTGIGLALAALNKGYKVIFVVPTKFSVEKQILMKALGAEIVNTPKELGMKGAMDKAYELAKDIKDSYIPNQFKNMANVKAHYETTGQEIYDALDGKVDVFIAGAGTGGTFTGVVRYLKEKNPKVKGVLADPVGSIIGGGDLVKCYKIEGIGNDFIPDTMDVSLIDDVEKVTDDEAFYYVKELAKREGLFVGSSSGAAFAAAIKQANKQKESKNIVVVFPDRSDRYFSENLYRF
- a CDS encoding bifunctional cystathionine gamma-lyase/homocysteine desulfhydrase, which gives rise to MRKETKLIHGGIFGDEKTGAVSTPIYQTSTFKQDAVGKDRGYEYSRTGNPTRESLEKLINDLEGGKGGFAFASGMAAISTVLMLFNAGDEVIVSNNVYGGTFRVLEKVFKRLGIVSKFVDTSLKDNVVNSITKNTKAIFYETPTNPLMTITNIREISRIAKEYNILSIVDNTFMTPYFQRPIELGADIVVHSATKYLGGHSDVVAGLVVVNSEELAHKIHFLQNAVGGILGPQDSYLVIRGIKTLSVRMERHEKNAKEIANWLLEQPEVEKVCYPGLHTHPGYDIAKEQMDGFGGVISFELKNKDTALKLLNNVKLITLAESLGGYESLISYPAKMTHASIPEEQRLKLGITDKLVRLSVGLENYLDLIEDLKNAIRS